The sequence AGCACATTCGACATGTGCCGGTAGGTGCTGTCGTTCCTCGCACCGCGGATAGCTCAGCAGCTGCTCGGGCCACCGGTTATGCCGAATCGCCAAGCGCGAGAATCAAATCGCCGAGCCACGCCCGGTCTGCGGGGACCCAGGGCAGACCCTCGAGTTCGTCTGCCGTCACCCATCGCAACGCTCGGTGGTCATGGGGCCGCAGCGCGCCACCGGTCTGGGTGACCCGATAAGCGCGCAGCGTCATCGCCTCATTCAGTGCGACGTCGTCGCCCAGACGCGCACCGACCGTCACCTCGACGCCGAGTTCCTCTAGCAGTTCGCGCGCCAATCCGGCGGCGTCACTCTCCCCCGGCGCGACCTTGCCGCCAGGAAGTTCCCACAGACCCGCGAGCTCCGGCGGGCGTTCCCGCTGCGCCACCAGCAGTGTCGCGCCGGCGATCAGCGCACCCGCGACGACGATCTGGTTCGGCATCGCGGCTGACGGTACAGGGCCTAGATCGACACCGCGCCGACGATGGTGGTGGCGCGGTGGCCGGCTAGTTACTTGTCTTTGTTGCGGCCTGGCCGCGGCGGTGGTGGCGGCTTCGCCTTGGTGGCCGGCTCGATGACACGTCTATCTGGTTTGCCGTCACCGCTGACGGTATACCTAACAGTCATGGCTGTGTTATCGGACGAACAAGTAGACGCCGCACTGCCCGACCTCAACGGCTGGGAGCGCAAGGACGGAGCGCTGCGTCGGTCGATCAAGTTCCCCGCGTTCCTGGACGGCATCGACGCCGTGCGCCGCGTTGGCGAACGGGCCGAGCAGGCAGACCACCATCCCGACATTGATATCCGCTGGCGGACAGTGACTTTCGCTCTCGTCACGCATTCTGAGGGCGGCATCACGGACAAGGATGTGGAGATGGCTAAGGAGATCGACGGAATCGTGGGCCAGTAGCCGCGACCCAGGCCAGCGTTGCCAGCGTCGCCACGATGTAGAACAACCCGGCCCACGCGAGGTACCAGGGCCTGCTGATCACCCAGATCGTGGGCTGAGCGAAGCTGAGCAGCCACGGCACGCCGACGATCGTCAGTACCAGCCAGCCCCAGCCGAGGATCCGCGCGCCGCGCAGTCTCCGCAGCGGGCCGTGCAGCAGCCAAATCATCAGCGGCAGCACCCACACCCAGTGATGGGTCCACGAGATCGGCGACAGCAGCAGCCCGAACAGCGAGACCACCACGATCCCGCCGAGCCGGTCGTCGCTGCCCAGCGCCCGCCACGCCAGAAACGCCACCGCCGCGGTGACGACCATCGCCGCCACCACCACCGGACCGTAGCCCGCGTCGTGGCCGAGGATTCGCGAGATGCCGCCCCGCCACGACTGGTTGAACGATGTTCCGATCGGACCGACACGACTCGCGTCGCCGAGCAATTCGGTGAAGTAGTAACGGGTTTGGTCGCCGACCACGAACGTCGAGACGCCGATTGTCGCGAAGAACACGACTGCCGAGAACACCACCGTTCCCCAGCGGCGCTTGCCCAGGAAGTAGAGCCCGCTGACCGCGGGTGTCAGCTTCACCCCGGCGGCCAGCCCGACCAGCAGACCCGACACCCACCATCGTGTGCTGTAGACGGCGTACAGCACGGCGAGCACCAGCAGCACGTTGATCTGGCCGTAGTCGAATGTGCTGCGCAGCGGTTCCAGCCAGATGCCGACGGCGGTCCACGCCATCGCCACCCGCCGACCTCTCGCGAGTTCCTCGTCGGTGACGAGCAGCCGTTGGCTGATCCGCACGACGCCGTACAGCGCGGCGATGATGCCCAATTGCCACGCGAGGGCGACGAGCCAGAACGGCACAAGGTGCAGCGGGTAGAACACGACGGCCGCGAACGGCGGGTAGGTGAACGGGAGCGGGAAGTCCGGCGTCTGGTCGGCGTAGACGAAGTCGTACAGCGTGCCAGGCTCGTCCAAGGCGCCTGCGCCGCCGACGTAGACGTGCAGGTCGACGAAGTTCGCGCCATTGGGCACCACATAGGTCCACGCCAGCCGCGCGGCGACGCTGACCAGGAGCAGCCACGGCGCCGCGGCCGCCAGTCGCGTCGGCAGCCGCGGGTTCGTCTTCGCTATGGCGTCTATCCGACCGACTCTAGCGATCCGGTCACCGTAGAACGTCGCCTCAGTAACGGTTGCATAAATGCCACACGTGTCACTTGAGTCACACCAGTAACTCACTAGCTTCGGGTTCAGGCCTTCGCTAACCAACGATTGGGAGAACCATGAACCGCCTTCGGAATTTGTTTGTGCCGACCATGATCGCCGCCGCGGGCGCGGTCACGGCGCTGTCGCTGAGCGCGACGGCGTCCGCCGATCCGGTGCCGGCCCCGCCGAACCCCGGTGCACAGCTGCTCACCCAGCTGTCGACCGTCGGTGCCGCTGCGCCGCAACTGATGCAGACCCTCGCGAGTTCGATGTCGGGCGCGTCGGCCCCTGCCGCGACGCCCGCGACGCCCGCGACGCCGCCTCCCGGCGCCACCGCATCGCTGACACTGCCGCAGACGCCCACGCTGCCTACGGCTCCGGCCGCTCCGGCCGCTCCGGCCGCTCTGGCCGCTCCCGCGGCACCCGCCGCTCCGGCCGCCGCGTCGGCCCCGGGCAACGCCATTTCGTCCCTCACCTCGGCGCTGCCCGCCCCGCTGTCGAATGCCGGTGGGCTGGCCGCTTTGCTTCCGAGCGGCCTGTCCGTACCCGGACTGACGGCACCCGCGGCGACGGCGCAGGCGGCAACGGCGCAGGCGGCACCCCTCGCAACGGCACCCGCCCTGGCCCTGGCACCCGTTGCACCGATCGCCGCCGCACCTGCTGCCGCGGCACCGGCAGCAGCTGTCCTCCCCGGCGTTCCGGCCGGGGTCCTCAGCGCCCTGCCGTGACGCTCAAGAGACCGCCACACCTTCGAGCCTAGGGAGAACCATGTCATCGACCCGCAAGTTGTTCGCCAACGGCGCCATCGCAGTCGGCTCGTCGGCAGCAATGCTGCTGGGTATGACGGGTACCGCCAACGCCGAGCCGGCCGCTCCACTGCCTATCGATGCCATTCAGGCACCGGGACTGCAGGCAGTGGAGGGGCTGAGCCCGGCAGTTCAGAAGGCGGCCGCCGATCCGTACAACGCTGTGTCGACGTTGATGGCGGCGGCAGCGGCGTTCACGGGCAACTCGACGGCACCACCGGACTCGAAGAATGTGGCGACTGCGGTCAACAGCTTCGTCGCGGAACCGGCGGCCGCGCATGTGCCCGCCCCTGGCGCGGTGCCGGGCGCCGAGGCTCACTTGCCCGCGGGTGTCGACCCCGCCCACGCCGTCGGACCAGCGACGGAGGCTCTTGCCGCTCCTGCCCCCGAAGCGGCCGCGATCCCCGAAGCGGCCGCGACACCCGAGGCGGCACCTGCACCTGCACCGGCTCCCAACGGCGCGGCGCCTGCTTCCCAGGCCGCGGCCAATATGCAGTTCGGCGACGACGCGCCGCCGACGCAGGACTTCATGTATCCGTCGATCAGCAACGGGTGCCTGAAGGACGGCGGGACCGTGCTCGCGACCGCAATCTCGGTCGCCGGCCCCGCCAGGATCCCCGCGCCGGGACCCGCCGCGGGCCAGACCGCCTACGTGTTCACCGCGATCGGCACGCCCGGCCCGGCGGCAGAGCAGAAGCTGCCGCTCAACGTCACCTGGGTCAACCTGACCAACGGTAAGTCGGGCAGCGCCGCGCTCAAGCCGCGTTCAGACATCAACCCGGAGGGCCCGACGACCCTGTCGGCGATCGTCGACACCGGCTCGGGCAGCATCATGTCGACGATCTTCGGCCAGGTGACCACCACCGAGAAGCAGTGTCAGTTCATGCCCACCATCGGCTCGACGGTGGTGCCGTAGCCCGCGAGCTACCTCAGTAGGCCATGAAGAGGATGGCGTCCCGGTCGTATTCACGGCCGGGATGCTGCTCGGAAAGGTGCTTCTGCGCCTTCTCGACGAGGTCGTCCTCATCCGAGCCGGTGATCGCCTCGCCGCACGGACAGTTCAGATGGGTCTTCATGCTTCTAGAATCCCACAGTCAGGATGTAGCGCATGGACTTATACGACGTCATGCGCACGATGGGGGCGGTGCGCCGGTTCACCGATGATCCGCTGCCCGACGACGTGCTCGAACGCATCCTCGACAACGCCCGGTTCGCGCCGAGCGGCGGCAATCGGCAGGGCGCCCACGTGATCGTGGTCCGCGACAGGGCGACGCGCGAGGCGATCGTGGACCTGAGCGTGACGGGTGCGCGACGCTACCTCGCGCAGACGAAGAACGGCGAGGGGCCCTGGAACCCGCTGCAGCCCATGAGGGTTTCCGCTGAAGAGGTGGCCGCGACCGAGGTTCCGCCGTATCTGGGCGCCCCTGTGCTCACGGCAGGAGCCGTGCTGGTGGTGTGCGTCGACCTCAACGTGTGCGCGGCCTTCGACCAGCACCTCGACCGCATCGGAGTGATCCCCGGCGCCTCGGTCTACCCGTTGGTCTGGAACATCCTGCTGGCAGCCCGCAATGAGGGCTACGGCGGCGTGCTCACCACGATGGCCGTCGCCGAGGAGCCTCGCGTCAAAGAACTGCTCGGGATTCCGGAGGACTACGCGATCGCCGCGCTGCTGCCGATCGGCAAGCCGGTGAAGCAGATCAAGAAGCTCACGCGCAAACCCGTTTCGGAGTTCGCGACCAGGGAGCGCTTCGACGGCGAACCGCTGTAGCGCTCTACTTCTTGGCCGCCTTGGCTGCCGCCTTCATCTGCTTCTTGTACGACCGCACCTTCTCAAGCGACCCGGCGTCGACGATGTCGGCGACCGACAGATGCGACCCCGCCTTGCCGTAGTCGCCGGCCGCCTCGCGCCAGCCCTTCGGCGTCACCCCGTACTGTTTGCCCAACAGCGCCAGGAAGATTCGGGCCTTCTGCTCGCCGAAGCCAGGCAGCTCCTTCAGTCGCGCCAGCACTTCCGCGCCGTCGGGATCGCCCGCCGCCCAGACCGCGGCGGCATCACCGCCGTAGCGGTCGACGACGATCTGCGACAACGCCTGGATGCGCTTGGCCATCGATCCGGGGAAGCGATGAACGGCAGGTCGCTCCCCGCACAACGCAGCGAACTTCTCCGGGTCGTAGTCGGCTATTTCGCGGGCGTCCACACCGCCCATGCGATCGGCGATCTTCTTCGGGCCCGCGAACGCGACCTCGAGTGGGATTTGCTGGTCGAGCAGCATGCCGATTAGCAACGCAAAGGGGTTCGACTCCAGCAGAGCGTCGGCCTCGGGATCTTGGACCAGCTGCAGGTTTGGCACAGCGACAGTTTAGATCCCCGAATCGCGCCTCGAGTGGCCAGTTATCTGCTCCTCGACACGCTCAGCCGCTATACAACTGGCCACTCGGCGACGCTTATGCGGTTTGACGTCGCCGAACGTCGGGAACCCCCGCCTCAGCCAGGTCTCAGTATGCTGTGGACCGCACAATTTCACATCGAGGTCAGGGAGTCCGCATTGTCCGATACCGACCTTCCGCCCGCAGCGCCCGAGTCGTCTGCCAGCGGTCAGCGATTCGTCGAAGTCCAGGCGAGTCCGGAGTTCCGAGAACTGCGAAGTAGACTGCGCCGCTTCGTATTTCCGATGACTGCCGTCTTCCTCCTGTGGTATTTCGCCTACGTACTCCTCGGCGCCTTCGCCCACGACTTCATGGCCACCAAGGTGTGGGGCGACATCAACGTCGGCATCGTGATCGGGCTCGGCCAGTTCGTCACCACCTTCCTGATCACCTTCATCTACGTGCGATTCGCCAACCGTGAACTCGACCCGCGTGCCGAAGCCATCCGCGACGAGTTGGAAGGCCGCCCCGCGTGACCGCCCACATCCTTGCCGCTGACGGCGAAGCGATAGGCAACCCCGCCGCCAACATCGGGATCTTCCTGTTGTTCGTCGCGGTGACGCTGTTCTTCGTGATTCGGGCCAGCAAGAAAAACGCGACAGCAGCCGAGTTCTTCACCGCAGGGCGTTCGTTCACCGGCCCGCAGAACGGCATCGCGATCTCAGGTGACTATCTGTCGGCTGCCAGCTTTCTCGGCATCGCGGGCGCCATCGCGGTCTATGGCTACGACGGGTTCCTCTACTCCATCGGCTTCCTGGTGGCCTGGCTGGTCGCGCTGCTGCTGGTCGCCGAATTGCTGCGTAACGCAGGCAAATTCACGATGGCCGATGTGCTGAGCTTCCGGCTCAGACAACGCCCGGTGCGTATGGCCGCAGCCCTCACCACGCTTGCAGTCTGCTTGTTCTATCTACTGGCCCAGATGGCGGGCGCCGGCGGGCTGGTGGCACTGCTGCTCAACATCACCAGCGATATCGGCCAAGCCCTCGTGATCGCGGTCGTCGGCGTGTTGATGATCCTCTACGTCCTCATCGGCGGTATGAAGGGCACCACCTGGGTGCAGATCATCAAAGCGGTCCTGCTGATCGGCGGCGCCGCGCTGATGACGGTCTGGGTGCTGGCCAAGTTCGGCCTCAACTTCTCCGAGATGCTCGGCTCCGCGCAGTCGGCCGTTTCGAGTGCGACGACCGAGGGCGTCGCCAAGCGCGACGTGCTCGCGCCGGGTGCCCAGTACGGTGCCAGCCTGACGTCGCAGATCAACTTCGTGTCGCTGGCCTTGGCGCTGGTCCTCGGCACCGCCGGACTGCCGCACGTGCTGATGCGCTTCTACACAGTGCCGACGGCCAAGGAAGCACGCCGCTCGGTGGTCTGGGCGATCGTCCTTATCGGCGCCTTCTACCTGTTCACGCTGGCGCTGGGCTACGGTGCGGCGGCACTCGTCGGGCCAGACGCGATACTCGCAGCGCCAGGCGCGCAGAATTCCGCGGCGCCGCTGCTGGCGTTCGAACTCGGCGGTGTGGTCCTGCTCGGCATCATCTCCGCGGTCGCGTTCGCGACGATCCTCGCGGTCGTCGCCGGGCTGACCATCACCGCGGCGACGTCGTTCGCGCACGACATCTATGCCAGCGTGCTGAAGAACCACGACGTCAACGAGGGCGAGCAGGTCCGGGTATCCCGTATCACCGTCGTGGTGATCGGCATCTTCGCGATCCTGCTCGGCATCCTCGCCGCCGAGCAGAACATCGCGTTCCTGGTAGCGCTGGCCTTCGCGGTCGCCGCCGCCGCCAATCTGCCGACCATCCTGTATTCGCTGTACTGGCAACGGTTCAACACGCGCGGTGCGCTGTGGAGTATGTACGGCGGGATGATCTCGACGATCGTGCTGATCATCTTCTCCCCCGCGGTGTCGGGCGCGAAGACGGCGATGATGCCGGGCGTGGACTTCGCCTGGTTCCCACTCGCGAATCCGGGCATCGTGTCGATTCCGCTCGCGTTCCTCCTCGGCATCGTCGGCACACTGACGTCGTCGGATCGCGGCGATCCGGAGTTGAATGCGGAGTTCGAGGTGCGGGCCCTGACCGGCGTCGGCGCCGAGAAAGCGGTCACACCGCACTGATCTGGTGGAATAGAGCAGGTGGCTAAGCCGCTGAACAACCACATGCTCGAAACCTCGCCCCGCCGCCGCTATGCGTTCGCGTTGCTGGCGTACGCCTTCGCGGCGATCATGGTCGGCACCACACTGCCGACGCCGATGTATGCGCTCTACGCGGAGCGAATGCACTTCGACGTGCTGACGACCACGGTGATCTACGCGACGTACGCGTTCGGCGTTCTCTTCGCGCTGCTGGCGTTCGGCCGTTGGTCGGACGCCATCGGACGGCGGCCGCTTCTGCTGGCGGGCACCGCGGCGGCACTCGCGAGCGCCATGGTGTTCTTGGCCGCCGATTCAGTGCCGCTGCTGTTGGTAGGACGAGTTCTCTCCGGGTTGTCGGCGGGCATCTTCACAGGCACCGCGACCGCTGCGGTCATCGAAGCGGCACCGCCCAAGTGGCACACCCGAGCGGCGGCGGTCGCTACGGCCGCCAACGTCGGCGGACTTGGCGGAGGGCCTCTCCTTGCGGGAGTCTTGGTTCAGTACGCGCCTCATCCACTGCACCTGACATTTGTCGTGCACATCGGAATGACTCTGCTGGCCGCCATAGCGGTGCTCGTCGTGCCGGAAACGTCCGAACGTACAGGAACCCTTGGTATACAACGTCTTGCGGTGCCGCCCGAGGTTCGTGGTGTCTTCGCCATCGCAGCGATCGGCGCGTTCGCCGGCTTCGCCGTCACCGGTCTGTTCGCGTCGGTCGCACCGGCATTTCTCTCTGGCGTCATCGGCGTGGAGAACCACGCTGTCGCGGGCGCC is a genomic window of Mycobacterium sp. ITM-2016-00318 containing:
- a CDS encoding nitroreductase family protein, whose product is MDLYDVMRTMGAVRRFTDDPLPDDVLERILDNARFAPSGGNRQGAHVIVVRDRATREAIVDLSVTGARRYLAQTKNGEGPWNPLQPMRVSAEEVAATEVPPYLGAPVLTAGAVLVVCVDLNVCAAFDQHLDRIGVIPGASVYPLVWNILLAARNEGYGGVLTTMAVAEEPRVKELLGIPEDYAIAALLPIGKPVKQIKKLTRKPVSEFATRERFDGEPL
- a CDS encoding cation acetate symporter — protein: MTAHILAADGEAIGNPAANIGIFLLFVAVTLFFVIRASKKNATAAEFFTAGRSFTGPQNGIAISGDYLSAASFLGIAGAIAVYGYDGFLYSIGFLVAWLVALLLVAELLRNAGKFTMADVLSFRLRQRPVRMAAALTTLAVCLFYLLAQMAGAGGLVALLLNITSDIGQALVIAVVGVLMILYVLIGGMKGTTWVQIIKAVLLIGGAALMTVWVLAKFGLNFSEMLGSAQSAVSSATTEGVAKRDVLAPGAQYGASLTSQINFVSLALALVLGTAGLPHVLMRFYTVPTAKEARRSVVWAIVLIGAFYLFTLALGYGAAALVGPDAILAAPGAQNSAAPLLAFELGGVVLLGIISAVAFATILAVVAGLTITAATSFAHDIYASVLKNHDVNEGEQVRVSRITVVVIGIFAILLGILAAEQNIAFLVALAFAVAAAANLPTILYSLYWQRFNTRGALWSMYGGMISTIVLIIFSPAVSGAKTAMMPGVDFAWFPLANPGIVSIPLAFLLGIVGTLTSSDRGDPELNAEFEVRALTGVGAEKAVTPH
- a CDS encoding HhH-GPD-type base excision DNA repair protein; translated protein: MPNLQLVQDPEADALLESNPFALLIGMLLDQQIPLEVAFAGPKKIADRMGGVDAREIADYDPEKFAALCGERPAVHRFPGSMAKRIQALSQIVVDRYGGDAAAVWAAGDPDGAEVLARLKELPGFGEQKARIFLALLGKQYGVTPKGWREAAGDYGKAGSHLSVADIVDAGSLEKVRSYKKQMKAAAKAAKK
- a CDS encoding mannosyltransferase, with the translated sequence MYATVTEATFYGDRIARVGRIDAIAKTNPRLPTRLAAAAPWLLLVSVAARLAWTYVVPNGANFVDLHVYVGGAGALDEPGTLYDFVYADQTPDFPLPFTYPPFAAVVFYPLHLVPFWLVALAWQLGIIAALYGVVRISQRLLVTDEELARGRRVAMAWTAVGIWLEPLRSTFDYGQINVLLVLAVLYAVYSTRWWVSGLLVGLAAGVKLTPAVSGLYFLGKRRWGTVVFSAVVFFATIGVSTFVVGDQTRYYFTELLGDASRVGPIGTSFNQSWRGGISRILGHDAGYGPVVVAAMVVTAAVAFLAWRALGSDDRLGGIVVVSLFGLLLSPISWTHHWVWVLPLMIWLLHGPLRRLRGARILGWGWLVLTIVGVPWLLSFAQPTIWVISRPWYLAWAGLFYIVATLATLAWVAATGPRFRRSP
- a CDS encoding 4a-hydroxytetrahydrobiopterin dehydratase, translated to MAVLSDEQVDAALPDLNGWERKDGALRRSIKFPAFLDGIDAVRRVGERAEQADHHPDIDIRWRTVTFALVTHSEGGITDKDVEMAKEIDGIVGQ
- a CDS encoding (deoxy)nucleoside triphosphate pyrophosphohydrolase; this encodes MPNQIVVAGALIAGATLLVAQRERPPELAGLWELPGGKVAPGESDAAGLARELLEELGVEVTVGARLGDDVALNEAMTLRAYRVTQTGGALRPHDHRALRWVTADELEGLPWVPADRAWLGDLILALGDSA
- a CDS encoding MFS transporter; protein product: MLETSPRRRYAFALLAYAFAAIMVGTTLPTPMYALYAERMHFDVLTTTVIYATYAFGVLFALLAFGRWSDAIGRRPLLLAGTAAALASAMVFLAADSVPLLLVGRVLSGLSAGIFTGTATAAVIEAAPPKWHTRAAAVATAANVGGLGGGPLLAGVLVQYAPHPLHLTFVVHIGMTLLAAIAVLVVPETSERTGTLGIQRLAVPPEVRGVFAIAAIGAFAGFAVTGLFASVAPAFLSGVIGVENHAVAGAVASTVFVASAATQLFAGRIEPKRALVVGCAILVVGMVILTAALELSSLWGLIAAAIVGGVGQGICFSRGLAAISELTPADRRAEISSAYFVVAYVAISLPVIGEGFAARLWGLQTAGSAFAAAVAVLAVFCLVAIVVRERRKAAVLA
- a CDS encoding DUF485 domain-containing protein, which translates into the protein MSDTDLPPAAPESSASGQRFVEVQASPEFRELRSRLRRFVFPMTAVFLLWYFAYVLLGAFAHDFMATKVWGDINVGIVIGLGQFVTTFLITFIYVRFANRELDPRAEAIRDELEGRPA
- a CDS encoding DUF1059 domain-containing protein, whose amino-acid sequence is MKTHLNCPCGEAITGSDEDDLVEKAQKHLSEQHPGREYDRDAILFMAY